The Cryptococcus tetragattii IND107 chromosome 9, whole genome shotgun sequence nucleotide sequence GGCCCTACTTTCTCCCTCCAGTTCCCAAATATCCTCATCAGGAGCTCATACTTTTTATGCGGAGCATCTGCCCGTAATCTGTTCAGATAGCCGCAGATAATGTAGAAAGCGGGATACTGGCCGCGGTTGATACAGTCCGCTGGACGTTCGAGGGTTGTCGCTGCGGCTAATGTTGGTTTCTCGCCATTTATTTCCTGCGTGGGCGGAGGTgcatgatgatatggagCATGTACTGCCATTTTGGGTGGTAATGTAACGTTTGAACCGGTCAGAGAAAGGTGTAAATATACAATACAATGCAATAATAAACTTCCGTCGAAGGGTGGACCGGTTGATGTCACCTCGCCACTTCCGACGGAAGGAGCCCAATTAAGATTACGTATATACAAAATCAGGCCACCTTAGCCCAGGCTCCTATAAAGTCAAACTTctatcttttcttcccgTTCTTGTACATCTGCAGCCTTTTCGACTAAAGTGTAGGCGTGAATTGAATACCGCGGTGGGTGGCCATTTTGCGATTCGCGGGTTTCTGGATTAATTGCCAAGCGAAAACCGTTGCTGTTGTTTCAACCGGGGAAGAAATAGAAAGTCTAGACATGCCGGTTGATACTTTCGAATATCTGCGGCATTTCATGTTTGGCTGCCAGCATTATTGCAGCAATGTATCTGAAAGACAATGTTGGAAAGTTTAATGAGAAACGAGTTTATTGAGAGTCCACATTAATTTTGCATGGAATGGTAACAACatgaccttcttcttttgactCTATGCCTACGATTCATATCAGCGTGTCATTTACTATGTCAAAAGGACGGACTTACCTTCTAcgacctcttcttcgcatGGTACATGTAATTGCAAACTTCACCTGCCTCCTTCCACCAGCTGCCCTCTACACCATCCCACAATCTCCAAGCACCCTTCAAAGGATCGTAGATAACCCCTCGAGTCTCTCCGACTTCATTCTCCCGGATATCActtgcatcatcattcctGTGCCACGTTTCAAAACCACCCATATCAGAGTAGACGAAACGTCGGAGTTCCTCGGGCTTGATGAATTTACGGTAGGTATGTGTTCCCGGAGTCACAAGGCGGAGGATATCTTCGGCAAGAGTGATAGTGAGCAGTTGAGAAAGGGGTGTTCTTGAGATTGTAGAAAGTAAGAGATGTCCGCCAGGCTGTTTTTTTCAGCACTTTTCAACTGGAATGAATACCTGGACTTACATTAACCATCTGTCCGAGACATTTCATGAACTCTCCAGGCTCATCGACATGCTCGAGCACTTCCATGGAGCACACAACATCAAATTTTTCTCCAGCGTCCCTTAAAGCCTCAGCAGTACTGAATCGGTACTCCAactctcccttttccattttcttgGCCAAGTACGGATCTTGGCTTGCATGAGTGGTTGCGATGCCGATATTGCTTTCACTCGCATCAACGCTCACCACAGTGGCTCCCAATCTTGCCAGAGCCTCTGATAGAATTCCACCTCCACACCCAACGTCCAAGCATCGAAGACCTGTCAGCCAAGCACCTGTACCTCGGGCTGCTTCTCTCTGCGCATCCATATGACGAGTTTCAAACGACCATTCCTCGTCCGGTGGAGGAGCAAGAGCGACCTTTTGTCTGATCCACTCTACCCGCACGGGATTCATACGATGTAAAAGCGCAAACTCGCCTGTTTCTGACCACCATTGGGAGGAGAGTTTGGAGAAGTGGGAGATTTCGGAAGCATTGATGGTGctgaaagtggaggcattggaggatggggttgatgaggatgctGTTGTGATTGAGCATGCTGCGATACGTGCTGCTGGGAGTGCTGTAGTAGAGCGTGCGATGTATAGTCTTCTGCAGAGCTGCTGTCTGTTCATTATATATGGTGTATGGCGGGTGAAGTAACAGAGGACGAATCAAGCTTCCAAACGCGGTGACTTTCACTCCAACTTTTCATTcgcctctttttttttctcctttttttttctctttcactttCCACCTCCAATTCTACACTCTACATCATGATTGCACCCACAACCTCACAGTCGGAACTGCACCTTCTCTGTGTATCCGCCGTGGTCAGAGACCTTATCTCAACCTACAACTCCTCAAGCAGCTCCGCCACCCAGCCTCCCAACGTAAACAGCCTTAGGGCAAAATACGCAAAGAAATACGGGCTCAAGGCAGTCCCTCGTTTGACAGATGTCCTCGCTGCTGTTCcggaggaatggaaggataGACTGAGGGGATGGCTGAGAGCAAAGCCGGTCAGAACGGCGAGCGGTGTGGCTGTTGTCGCCGTCATGTGTAAACCCCATCGATGTCCTCACGTCGCCATGACGGGAAACATCTGCGTGTAAGTGTTCCCAGCGGTACTGCCTGTGATCATGGCTGATAGAGTACTATAGTTACTGTCCCGGCGGTCCTGATTCTGACTTTGAATACTCGACCCAGTCATACACTGGCTACGAGGTGGGTTCATTCTGCTACCATTTTGGCCCCGCCTGACATTATGTAGCCTACTTCTATGCGAGCCATCCGAGCCAGGTATGACCCATATGAGCAGGCGCGTGGACGTGTGAACCAGCTACGCGACCTTGGACACAGTGTTGACAAGGTTGAGATCATGTACGTAGCTTAATCTGCTTTTTAAAAGTTTCCACTGACTGGATCACAGTATCATGGGAGGAACGTTCATGTCTATGCCGGAAGACTACCGCCACAAATTCATTGCGGGGCTTCACAACGCTTTGAGCGGTCACACTGGAGACGACGTCGACGAGGCCGTCAAGTACGTCTCCCCTTTTAAGTAAACATCGACGATTAGACTAATATACTACAGGTTCTCCGAGCAAAGCAAGATCAAGTGTGTTGGTATCACCATCGAAACTCGTCCCGATTACTGCTTGAAGCCTCATTTGAGTCAGATGTTGAGGTATGGATGCACCCGTTTGGAAATCGGTGTTCAGTCAGTTTATGAGGTGCGctatctctcttttttaTTCCCTCCCCcacaaaaaagaaatccCAGCTGACACACAGTTAAGGACGTTGCACGAGACACCAACCGAGGACACACTGTCCGAGCTGTCAGTGAATCCTTCCACATGTCCAAAGACGCCGGGTACAAGATTGTCGCCCACATGATGCCTGACCTTCCCAACTGCGGCACCGAGCGGGACATTTGGCAATTCCAAGAATTCTTTGAAAATCCTGCTTTCCGATCAGACGGTCTCAAGCTGTATCCAACCTTGGTTATCCGTGGTACCGGTCTTTACGAACTCTGGAGAACTGGCAAGTACAAGAATTACCCTCCCAACGCCCTTGTCGATATCGTAGCCAGGATCATGGCGCTCGTACCCCCCTGGACGCGAGTCTACCGTGTCCAACGAGATATCCCTATGCCCCTCGTCTCTTCCGGCGTGGAGAATGGTAATTTGCGTGAACTCGCGCTTGCGCGTATGAAGGATTTTGGTGCCGAATGTCGAGATGTGCGATACCGTGAAGTCGGTTTGCACGAAATTCACCATCGTGTGCGACCTCAGGATATCGAGCTTATCCGAAGAGATTACGCGGCGAACGGTGGATGGGAGACTTTCTTGTCGTATGAAGATCCTCAGTCTGATATTTTGGTCGGTCttttgaggttgagaaaGTGTTCGGAGGAAGGGACGTTTAGGAAGGAGTTGGTCGGTATGGAAGGTGGATGCAGTCTTGTGCGAGAGCTTGTAAGTAATTTTTTTCCTCTGGCCTTTTTTAATCGGCCTGTGGTGGGTAGATGCTGATCAAAGGTTAAATAGCACGTGTATGGTACTGCTGCACCCGTCCACTCCCGTGATCCCAAGAAATTCCAGCATCAAGGTATCGGTACATtgttgatggaagaggcggaacGTATCGCTCGTGAGGAACACGGTAGCGGTCGTATTGCTGTAATCTCTGGTATGTACCCGCCACCGCCAGCAGCCATACCATGCAACATCACTGACGATCGATACAACAGGTGTGGGAACTCGCGATTATTATCGACGACTTGGTTACTTCCTTGATGGGCCTTATATGGTCAAGGATCTTTTGTACGATGACGAGTAGATTTCATTTTTGTGATCTTTTTCATGTATAACAATTTGGGCAGTTTTAAACAAACCATCTGCATcgcagcaagaagaggaagaagaagaaaaccTTTTAAAACATTATGACCATCTGTTTTGTAACTACTTGTCGCAAGAGTGCAGCTTTTtaagtatatatatatatagtaTATATGAAACTTTAATTACTAACAACCGGTTCGGCGAAATACTTGCCCGTCGTCGTACTTTTCCTAATCTCTTCAAACGCCCAGTGGCGAttcccttccaactctCCTCCTGTAGTATCAACCACCTCGAGCCCCAAACCACTGAGCAACGACCCTTCCACTGCCCATGACATTTGCACACCCTGCGGTACCAAGGCTTCTTGTCCCGGTTCACTTGTGAATTTGGCAATAATCTTGCCACTCCCATCTGTACTACCGCTTGGAAGCgaatccatcttccacgtcatccttcttgtcgTGGGGGACCACACGCCTCCTGCAGGTTTCGCCTGGACGTTGATCACGTTGGGTCCACCGGGTGCAAAGGCTGCCACCACCGTGCCGGCTGCGTTTTTCCCTCCTTGTGGCAGCACCTGGATAGGGGAAGACGGGTTCGCAGCGTAGTGTAaaatcatcctcgtctCGCCTGATTTGCATTGGAATGCGGGATCCAGGATCAACGGGACCGTAGCCAATTCTTTGCCCGGCTGCACATGCACGACGTACTTGAACAACAGCGGGCCGCCTGAAGCGGTGGCGGTGGGCGCGCCTGCGCCTGCGCCTTTGGCGGTGGCAGCAGCGAGGACTTCAGAGTTGAGGAAATACTCGCCCGGCTTATCGGGTACCTGCGCGAGGTACGCCGGGTTAGGCGCGATCTTCTCGAGGCGCTCGAATGCTGCGAGACGGATATGGATCGgtccacctccacccaacGACGAGGCGCTATTCTCCGCGGCGAGTCGGAGACTGAGGTGGATCTCGCCCGTAATCTGGATTCGCTGGATTTGCTTGTTGCGGAAAATGACATTGACAGATTCGTTCATATTGGCGCGCAAACCGGGTTGGTCGGAAGATGACGACACGGCGGTGACGGGGGGAGTCATGGTACCCCCGATCCCGACAGAGGGAGAATCAAAGGGATTGTTGGACGTGACGGATGAAAGCGAAGTTCGACGGACGACGGGTGATGGGGAGGGGATATCACGGTTTGTAGCAGCAAAAGCACCGGCGTGGATGGGCGATCTGGCAAAGGTAGGTGAGTCGACGAGTTTCTCCTCTGGTTCAGCCGATTTAGACACTCCATCTACTAACCCAGCCCCGGCTCCAGCACCAAAGACCGCATTGGAAGCTTCATCCGTCGACCCTGCAAACATTGTGTTCCTCACATCCCTCCTGCCTCGCGCAATCGTAGATCGCCTAGACGGCTGAGAAGGCGGAAGCTGCAACGTTTTCTGCATCTTTTCTAAAGCTGCTTGacgttcttcttcgctctccTGGATAGGAACAGGCGCGAGGGAGAGGTTCTTTCgaggttgttgttgatgcGATTGCGAAGATGTAGGGGTTCCGAGGTTTTCGTCGGAAGCGTTGGGAGAAGCGTTGAACGTTTGGCTAAATGCAGGTGCAGGGACAGCAGAAGCGGGAGTGGCATCCTTGGTAGGAACGACTGGAgcttgaggttgaagaagtgTCTGACCGGCCGGGGTGGGGATCAGCTCGTTAGGGTCTTCCCAAGGGTTTCGGTGACGGTCGGAAGGAGCGACAGAGAaaccctcttcatccactgGCGGGGCCTTTAAAAAAGTCAGTAAACGCTTCGAGCTTGATATGAGAGAATAATATTTACAGTTGAAGATTTCCGCATCCTGGGtggttcttcctctccgaTGACTTCAAAGTTTTCGCCTCTTGTAGCGCTTCTGGTAGAAGTAGCATCACTCCCACCCCTGTTCCTACCACCGCCCATCGTCTTTGACCTTCCAAGCATGGACTTGATACCGCcggtgaaagaagaagtgggcGTACCCTGACTGGCATTGCCAGAAGAACCGTTGGggcgggaagagggaagacgGGGAGAAAAGTCACCGTGGGCTGCGGTGGTGGATGTGACGGTCGAAAGTCTGCGATTCGATTGCGCTATCACATTGTTTTTTGATTTTAGCAAAGCTGCATAAAGATAGTTTGTAAACAAAACTCACGAGTAGTAGCGGTGGAAGTAGCAACAGATGCAGATCGCTCTGGGACACGAGCACCTCCAGCCCCACCCAACTTTCGTCCGACGTTCATGACTTCATCACTCGTCTCCCACTGCAGCAAGTGGGAGATGATCGCTTCTGCCCGCTGCCCGTCTCTCGAAGCCATGTCGCCCTTGACGGTTGCCCACCTGACGATAATCTCCTTGAGCGCACGAAGTCGCTCTTCGTCCAGTCGCTGATACGTCGTATACACCATGGGCGAGAGCGAAGAGAGTGCCTGAgtgatgttgttgaggtCGGACTGGAGGCCATCGACCTTGTTGGATTTGGCTTTGGACGATGCCTTTTCGAGTTTGGCGGAAACCTTTTCATAGTCTTTGAGCGTCTTGTCGAGGTTCGCATCCTGGTCGCCGATCCTTCGCCATGCAACGACCTTGGTGGGGATCTCGCGGATGGGCTGTTCAAAGTCTGTCCTGAGCACGGCAGCGAGCGTGGAGTGGGATGCGGATGTCTGTACGGCGTCAGTAGTCAAACGCACGACAGCGACGCACCTCTGCGAGCTCTGAGATGACGCTGTCCCACAGCCTGCCCTCGCCGCTGCTCTTTGGCCAGTCGTTGCCTGTCTTGCCCGTGAGTGCGCCCTGCTCTGCTGTGCGTGCGAGTTTCTGGAGCCCGTCTGCATACGCTGCCTCGACTGCTGCGCGCTGCTTGTAGATGTCTGCGAGTGCGCCGAGGtgggcggtggaggtgtgCAGCCGTTTCTGGAGTGCGGTGAGGAGGGGGCGGGGCGGAGCCGCGAGGAACGCATTCACCCATGCATCGTCTGGCAGTGTGTCGGACATGGCGGGGGccgggggagggggagtgCTGCaggtggtggaaagaaTGAGTATGAGTAGAGGGATACGAGGACTGTTTATGGCGTAGTTAACATATACTTAACAACAATGACGCAACATGTTATTTATCTGCCGCTTAACTTGGCACATTATTATCCCGCGATACATCTCTTTAATCTACACCACATCGCACCATCTCGCCATGAAGGTCTTCTCCATATCACTCCTCTCAGTCGCACAGTCAGCCCCGCCAGCAGCCACGCTCCTCGGCACCGCCCAGGACCTCAGCAGCTTCAGCTTCTACCAGCGAAGCAGCGTGGGCGAGTTCATGACGTTCTTCACAAAGGTCAGTCCCCGCTCCGTccgctcctcttcagccatCCACTCACGCCCAACAACCGCAGACCGTCGCCGAGCGAACCCCTGCGAACCAGCCGTCGTCCGTCGAGGAGAACAACTACAAGGCCCATGTCTTTGTCACTTCCGGTCGAACACCCGGTGGCCCTGGTCTTGCCGGTGCGTCCATTTGTCTCTTAAACATTCATCTTGAGCGTTTTTACTAAAATCGTACAAACCGATATAGCGGTGATGATCACCGACCTCGAATACCCGCTCCGACCCGCATTCTCGCTCCTCACTAAAATCCTCGACGAGCATACGCCTCTCCTCGCCAGTCTCCCCAATCAGTCTGCAGCGCCTTCGTTCGGCTCCGCCTCGGCCAATGCGTTTGGCGGCAACCCTTCACAGGCAGCTGCCGGTGGTCTGCCCCCAGCCCAAAAGGGGAAACTCGAAGGTACCCTCGCAAATTATCTCACAAAGTACCAAGATCCCAAGCAGGCGGATACGATCATGAAAGTACAGAAAGAGTTGGACGAGACCAAGGTCGTTTTGGTATGTCCCTGTGCTTCTCGTCGGTGGTCGGCGGTGAAAATACTGACAAGCAGTAAACAGCACAAGACGATTGAATCTGTTCTTGAACGAGGAGAAAAGCTTGATAATCTCGTGGAACGTTCAAACGCCCTCTCTGCGCAAAGCAAAATGTTCTACAAGACCGCCAAGAAGGTATGTCATTtatttctctctctctctctctctgctTTTCCCCTCAGCTTATCTCGTTTCATAGCAAAACTCTTGCTGTGTAGTGATGTAGCTAGAAGGACCTATGGTATATTCATTATGTTTCCCGTAGTACGCGTACTCGTAGTTTGGAGTTTTGATTTTTCATGTACCACACGTTACCCCCCCACACCCCTGCAGTCTACGCTGCAAAAGTCCCCCGCGACTTGTAATCAAGTCGCGTCAACTTGTTTTTATATTTTCGCCCGTCTTGACATCgttcatccatccatctcgaCTTTGGTTTTTCCTTTTGCCCAGTTTCCAATTCCCACATAAAACATATGTACAATGCCGGGTAAGCTCATTTCAATTGTACTGTCGCTGTTACCGCTGTTAACTAGATAGAAAGCAGCGGAAGTCGTGGTCATCagcgacgacgacgacgacgacgacaaTGACGGATCTGACGGATCTGACCAAGAAATCCATCTCATCGCTAACCCTGTTTTCTCTTATTCTCAACAATCAAACTCCACACCCGCTCTCCCTGTTTCTCATGCTCCTGGAAACAGaaatggaaagggaagcGGGAACGGAAACAGGAACAGTAGCACAGCGATAGTGATCGACTCTGATTCGGAAGATGGTATAGCTGGTATCGAGACGGATGATGACGGGGAAGACCAAGATATCCTTGGGTTATTGAGTCAAATGGCGGATGATTCGATGGCGGCGACCGCGACagcgaggacgaggacgaggatcAGGACAATAGGATCCACGCAGAGTACGAGCGTGCTCGAAACGTGTCATGGGCCGAGAACGGAGATTACTGAGAGAGGTTCGACCAGAAGACGACCGTTGGGCAAGAGCCAGACGTTTGCGGAGAGTATCTTGACGCAGGcaagtcttctttttcgcgCCCGGGGGTGTTGGTTGTGTATATGTGTATGGGGCAAGGGCTGACATTTGACATTTGACTTTTGACTTTTGACTTTTGATATTGGTTTTACTGGTATTAGGTTGATTCTCTAGACAAGACACATGCATCACCACCAACCCCGCCAATGTCTTTGGTCCCTGTggaaaagtcaaagaaACGGGCATCTTTAGGCGATGAGACTGGCGCACAAAAACGGTCAAAGATTAAGGATGATACTGTATGTTTccttttattttattttatttatttacgAAAGATACAATCAACTGATTGGTATCTAATGGTGAATAGAATGGCTTATTgacaagagaagagacggCGGCTATAAAAGCGAGTGAACGAGAAGCGAAAGCCGCGCAAAAAgccaaggaaaaagaagctaGACAGTTGGAGCGTGATACAGCCAAAGTACGTTATACCcattttgtttcttttctttcaaacccctttcccttgctGAACACTCGGACTGTTACAAAGGCCGCTAGAGAAGCTGAAAAGTCGTACCAGAGAAAAGTGGCCAATGCCAACAAGGCAAGTACTTTTTTCGCATAAACTACCCCAAAACGGGCACAACTTGTATTAACCAAACTTTTTACAGCTTCGGACGTCAAAACAAGATACGCTCCGTGAAATCCACCTCTACCTCTCTGCAGACATGTCcctcccttcatcccctATCGCCGGCGCCCTCCCCGAAATCCGCAACAGGATCCAAGACTGTCAATCCGCGCTTCACTTTCTCCCTGAATCCGATTCCCCCATCTCCGGCGTGATTCGCTTCAAACGATACCTCCAAGCCCGATGGGATCCCGAGTCCAAGCGGTTCGTCCCGCTAGATGATCCGCGATGGGtatgggagaagacggtGTTGGTGATCATCACTGCTGAAGAGTTGGTGGACAAGATTGCCGAGGGGGGGGAGAAAGACTTGCTTGCGCAATGGGTATCGGATGTCAGGTTGTTATTGGGTTTGGCGATGAGTGATCAAATGGTGTTGATGATCAAGGGGTTACAAAAATATTATTCAAAATCACGAGCATTAGCCAACAAGGATTATATGAACGCTGCGCGTGCAGGTCTCGAGGGTggcagcggcagcggcTCAACAGCGACAAAAACAGCTCGTATTAATGGCCGCCGAACAAGGGACCGAATCGAAGCCGAGATGGTCAGACTCCAAGTAGCTGAACATTGTTTTCTCGTACATGTCGAAAAGACGCAAGACATGGAAGACTGGGTGTACAATATCGCTGCCGATATCGCTCTTAGACCATACAAGCTCATCTCGAAATCGCACCTCAATTTCGCTCCGGCCGAAGGCTCGAAAAAGGCGTTACAGACGACAGCGGTGCTCGAGTTGATGTTGCAGGAAGTGCAGGGGATAACGCCGTCCGCGGCAGCGGGGATCACGGAAAAGTATCCGACGTTTAGGCGGTTGATGGAGGCgtttgagatggaagagcaaagaggTGGGGTGGAAAGGGCGGAGATGATGTTGCAGTTTTGTGAAGTGAGGAATTTGAAGAGCGGACATGCGAGTGGAAGGAATTTGAACAAGGTGAGGATTTTTGAATTCGCCTGCTTGGATTAATACTAACAAAAAAATAGGCATTGTCGAAAAGGGTTTACAATGCGTTCCGTGGAACGGACAGTCTCTCTCTTGCATGATCCCTTTTTAGAGCTTTTTTCGGGGCGCCCGTCTTTGATTTAATACTGTATTACCAAAAAGCCTTTGTATTTTGTATTACAAGGAAATGCATGTACACAAAACATCCTCAGCTGAATACAATCCCTTTCAGTCCTTGGATTTTttagccttcttcttggctttggcgggactatcatctttttccgtctttcgcttcttctccttcttgctctccaCAGCCACCTCGGAAGCAACggcagcaggagcagcCTCTCGCTCGACTTGTTGCTCAACGTCCATCACCTCCCCTCTCAATTTCTTACTAGTCTTTTCAGGACCGGGGGTGTTGAACCCATACGTATGATTTCTGAATTTCATCAAGTGTGTAGGCTGAGCACGTTTGGCAGGTGGTgcggatgaggaagaggatgctTGCTGGGCTTGGTTGAGGAAATCGGGGATGGGTTCGGCGGTTTGAGCGTCAAAAGTGGATTCTGTTGAAAAGTCGGGtgtgaggatgagatggcGTGATATAGGCAGGGGGGCTTAATCCCATGCAAAACGTCAGAACCAAGTCCCTTCTCTGTCCGTAAAGTAAACTTTGGGGGGGGAAGGACTCACCGACATAAAGTTTGCCATGCTCCTTAACCCTCGGTACTAAAAGCCTCATTccacccatctcctctccgccttcctccgccAACTGATCTACACCTTGCCCATCACCCATCCCTAAAGAGTCTACCAACCCCTGGCCCTGTTCGTCtactttggaagaagaggaagatccGGTAAAACCGGCGGTACGGAGGATGTAAGACTGAGATTTGGTCTTCAAGTTACCTGTCAATGGCTCG carries:
- a CDS encoding 3-demethylubiquinone-9 3-O-methyltransferase translates to MNRQQLCRRLYIARSTTALPAARIAACSITTASSSTPSSNASTFSTINASEISHFSKLSSQWWSETGEFALLHRMNPVRVEWIRQKVALAPPPDEEWSFETRHMDAQREAARGTGAWLTGLRCLDVGCGGGILSEALARLGATVVSVDASESNIGIATTHASQDPYLAKKMEKGELEYRFSTAEALRDAGEKFDVVCSMEVLEHVDEPGEFMKCLGQMVNPGGHLLLSTISRTPLSQLLTITLAEDILRLVTPGTHTYRKFIKPEELRRFVYSDMGGFETWHRNDDASDIRENEVGETRGVIYDPLKGAWRLWDGVEGSWWKEAGEVCNYMYHAKKRS
- a CDS encoding elongator complex protein 3 — translated: MIAPTTSQSELHLLCVSAVVRDLISTYNSSSSSATQPPNVNSLRAKYAKKYGLKAVPRLTDVLAAVPEEWKDRLRGWLRAKPVRTASGVAVVAVMCKPHRCPHVAMTGNICVYCPGGPDSDFEYSTQSYTGYEPTSMRAIRARYDPYEQARGRVNQLRDLGHSVDKVEIIIMGGTFMSMPEDYRHKFIAGLHNALSGHTGDDVDEAVKFSEQSKIKCVGITIETRPDYCLKPHLSQMLRYGCTRLEIGVQSVYEDVARDTNRGHTVRAVSESFHMSKDAGYKIVAHMMPDLPNCGTERDIWQFQEFFENPAFRSDGLKLYPTLVIRGTGLYELWRTGKYKNYPPNALVDIVARIMALVPPWTRVYRVQRDIPMPLVSSGVENGNLRELALARMKDFGAECRDVRYREVGLHEIHHRVRPQDIELIRRDYAANGGWETFLSYEDPQSDILVGLLRLRKCSEEGTFRKELVGMEGGCSLVRELHVYGTAAPVHSRDPKKFQHQGIGTLLMEEAERIAREEHGSGRIAVISGVGTRDYYRRLGYFLDGPYMVKDLLYDDE